A single genomic interval of Halorubrum aethiopicum harbors:
- a CDS encoding DUF7289 family protein, which translates to MSPDRRVGRGRSRERPSPLDDRAVSDVVGYVLVFALVTATIASVFAVGMTGLEDRRNAERVENVERAFDVFDDNLRDIQRYGDPGRATEVRLSGGELSLSSTTNVTIEQVDASGARVGNASVSTTVDAVTYTRGETTIGYDAGARFRTDGETTLFRSTPRFVSAAGDPNRTVVPIVRTTHSGNGPSAVDGEGTVQIAAEIGGMNRVALPQPGTDPHAIRIRIESPRADAWERYLAETDGFTVDPTETSGDVVVADVDRDAAVYVRVIVVEVSYRR; encoded by the coding sequence ATGAGTCCCGACCGTCGTGTCGGACGGGGGAGGAGCCGCGAGCGTCCGTCTCCCCTCGACGACCGGGCGGTGAGCGACGTGGTCGGCTACGTGTTGGTGTTCGCGCTCGTCACGGCGACGATCGCCTCGGTGTTCGCCGTCGGCATGACCGGACTGGAGGACAGACGGAACGCCGAGCGCGTGGAGAACGTCGAGCGCGCGTTCGACGTGTTCGACGACAACCTGCGCGACATCCAGCGGTACGGCGATCCCGGTCGTGCGACCGAGGTTCGGCTCAGCGGCGGCGAGCTGTCGCTGTCCTCGACCACCAACGTGACGATCGAACAGGTCGACGCGAGCGGCGCGCGGGTCGGCAACGCCAGCGTCTCGACGACGGTCGACGCGGTGACGTACACCCGCGGGGAGACGACGATCGGCTACGACGCGGGTGCGCGGTTTCGCACGGACGGGGAGACGACGCTGTTCCGCTCGACCCCCCGGTTCGTCTCGGCGGCGGGCGACCCGAACCGCACGGTCGTTCCGATCGTCCGAACCACGCACTCGGGGAACGGGCCGTCCGCGGTCGACGGCGAGGGGACGGTACAGATAGCCGCCGAGATCGGGGGGATGAATCGTGTCGCGCTCCCGCAGCCGGGTACCGATCCGCACGCGATCCGGATCCGGATCGAGTCGCCGCGAGCCGACGCGTGGGAGCGGTACCTCGCGGAGACGGACGGGTTCACGGTCGACCCGACGGAGACGTCCGGCGACGTGGTCGTCGCGGACGTCGACCGCGACGCGGCGGTGTACGTGCGCGTGATCGTGGTGGAGGTCTCCTACCGGCGGTGA